In a genomic window of Streptomyces katrae:
- a CDS encoding MsnO8 family LLM class oxidoreductase — protein sequence MIPRISVLDRSRVREGHPAAQALRDTVELARATEELGYHRFWVSEHHSVPGVAGSAPTVLAAAVAAATRRIRVGTGGVMLPNHQPLVVAEQFGVLEALFPGRIDMGLGRSVGFTGGIRRALGRDTGDADRFEEQLAELLGWIDGTQRVHPEVHARPAEGLRIPPFVLATGAGASIAARAGLPVVVGDLRARARVAEAVAAYRREFRPSAWGAEPYVVVSGTVAVAESEEAARRILVPEAWSLAHSRTRGSFPPLRPAEEVEAMELGPKERELYEGALAGHLAGTEERVAAGLAALAEATGADELLVTTSTYDRAALLDSFRRLSRIAGLR from the coding sequence GTGATCCCAAGAATCTCGGTCCTCGACCGGTCCCGCGTCCGCGAGGGACACCCGGCGGCACAGGCCCTGCGCGACACGGTGGAACTCGCCCGCGCCACCGAGGAACTGGGCTACCACCGCTTCTGGGTGTCGGAGCACCACAGCGTGCCCGGGGTCGCCGGTTCCGCCCCCACCGTCCTGGCCGCGGCCGTGGCGGCCGCCACCCGGCGGATCCGGGTCGGCACGGGCGGGGTGATGCTGCCCAACCACCAGCCGCTGGTGGTCGCCGAGCAGTTCGGGGTGCTGGAGGCGCTGTTCCCCGGCCGCATCGACATGGGCCTCGGCCGCTCGGTCGGCTTCACCGGCGGCATCCGGCGCGCCCTGGGCCGTGACACGGGCGACGCCGACCGGTTCGAGGAGCAGCTGGCGGAGCTGCTGGGCTGGATCGACGGCACCCAGCGCGTCCACCCCGAGGTGCACGCCCGTCCGGCGGAGGGGCTGCGGATCCCGCCGTTCGTGCTGGCCACCGGCGCGGGTGCGTCCATCGCCGCCCGGGCCGGGCTGCCGGTGGTGGTGGGCGACCTGCGGGCCCGCGCCCGGGTGGCGGAGGCCGTCGCGGCGTACCGCAGGGAGTTCCGGCCGTCGGCGTGGGGCGCCGAGCCGTACGTGGTGGTCTCGGGGACGGTGGCGGTCGCGGAGAGCGAGGAGGCCGCGCGGCGGATCCTGGTGCCGGAGGCCTGGTCCCTGGCGCACTCGCGGACGCGGGGCAGCTTCCCGCCCCTGCGGCCGGCCGAAGAGGTCGAGGCGATGGAGCTCGGCCCGAAGGAGCGGGAGCTGTACGAGGGCGCCCTCGCCGGGCACCTCGCGGGTACGGAGGAACGGGTCGCGGCCGGCCTGGCCGCCCTGGCGGAGGCCACCGGGGCGGACGAGCTGCTGGTCACCACTTCCACGTACGACCGGGCGGCCCTGCTCGACTCCTTCCGCCGGCTGTCGCGGATCGCCGGGCTGCGGTAG
- a CDS encoding dodecin, which produces MSNHTYRVTEIVGTSHEGIDQAIRNGITRAGQTLRNLDWFEVTQVRGHIENGQIAHYQVGLKVGFRLDGED; this is translated from the coding sequence ATGTCCAACCACACCTACCGGGTGACCGAGATCGTCGGCACCTCCCACGAGGGCATCGATCAGGCCATCCGGAACGGGATCACGCGCGCCGGGCAGACCCTGCGCAACCTGGACTGGTTCGAGGTCACACAGGTGCGCGGGCACATCGAGAACGGGCAGATCGCGCACTACCAGGTCGGACTGAAGGTGGGCTTCCGCCTCGACGGCGAGGACTGA
- a CDS encoding extracellular solute-binding protein: protein MKKRFLAVCTALAAATALTAGCGVLAGSDGGPRTVTLWLMKGSASEGFIEKFTADFEKEHPGIHLDVKIQEWKGIGDKVNAVLAGKGKEHADVIEVGNTQVAQYVETGGLSELTLEGLRTWGSKDWLKGLSDPGSVNGAQYGVPWYAANRVVIYNKDLFANAGIKTPPKNRQEWISATQKLDKGDQQGIYLPGQNWYVLAGFVWDEGGELAVETGGQWVGALDDEKALAGMDFYKQLQALGKGPKNADEETPPQAEVFARGQVAQIIAPPGQAAAIEAANPALKGKLGYFPIPGKTSEKAGSVLTGGSDLIIPAKTANRTDAVDLITALVSEKWQTELARTMSYVPNKTTLARVVEGNEGAAAMAAGAAQGRATPKSGRWAAVEAKNPLKPYMTAVLSGQDPRQAAKTASETMAQVLNSDR, encoded by the coding sequence GTGAAGAAGCGCTTCCTCGCCGTGTGCACGGCCCTCGCGGCAGCCACCGCCCTGACCGCCGGCTGCGGCGTTCTGGCCGGATCGGACGGCGGGCCCCGGACGGTGACGCTCTGGCTGATGAAGGGCAGCGCCTCGGAGGGGTTCATCGAGAAGTTCACCGCCGACTTCGAGAAGGAGCACCCCGGCATCCACCTGGACGTGAAGATCCAGGAGTGGAAGGGCATCGGCGACAAGGTCAACGCCGTCCTCGCCGGCAAGGGCAAGGAGCACGCCGACGTCATCGAGGTCGGCAACACCCAGGTGGCCCAGTACGTCGAGACCGGCGGGCTCTCCGAGCTCACCCTGGAGGGCCTGCGCACCTGGGGCAGCAAGGACTGGCTCAAGGGCCTCTCCGACCCGGGAAGCGTCAACGGGGCCCAGTACGGCGTCCCCTGGTACGCCGCCAACCGGGTGGTCATCTACAACAAGGACCTCTTCGCGAACGCCGGGATCAAGACCCCGCCCAAGAACCGCCAGGAGTGGATTTCGGCCACCCAGAAGCTCGACAAGGGCGACCAGCAGGGCATCTACCTCCCCGGCCAGAACTGGTACGTCCTCGCCGGCTTCGTCTGGGACGAGGGCGGCGAGCTCGCCGTCGAGACGGGCGGCCAGTGGGTGGGCGCCCTCGACGACGAGAAGGCCCTCGCCGGGATGGACTTCTACAAGCAGCTCCAGGCCCTCGGCAAGGGCCCGAAGAACGCCGACGAGGAGACGCCCCCGCAGGCCGAGGTCTTCGCGCGCGGCCAGGTCGCCCAGATCATCGCCCCGCCCGGGCAGGCGGCCGCGATCGAGGCGGCCAACCCCGCGCTCAAGGGCAAGCTCGGCTACTTCCCCATCCCCGGCAAGACCTCGGAGAAGGCCGGCTCCGTCCTCACCGGCGGCTCCGACCTGATCATCCCGGCGAAGACGGCGAACCGGACCGACGCCGTCGACCTGATCACCGCCCTGGTCAGCGAGAAATGGCAGACGGAGCTCGCCCGCACCATGAGCTACGTCCCCAACAAGACCACCCTCGCCCGGGTGGTCGAGGGCAACGAGGGCGCCGCCGCGATGGCCGCCGGAGCCGCCCAGGGCCGGGCCACGCCGAAGTCCGGGCGCTGGGCCGCAGTCGAGGCCAAGAACCCGCTCAAGCCCTACATGACGGCCGTGCTCAGCGGCCAGGACCCCCGCCAGGCGGCGAAAACGGCCTCGGAGACCATGGCCCAGGTCCTGAACTCCGACCGCTGA